One window from the genome of Streptomyces cadmiisoli encodes:
- a CDS encoding ABC transporter permease, translated as MLGRDRAAAAGAAILTLVVLVALFGRLVIGDRAQQQDLDSSLRPPSLTDGVYGLLGTDVLGRSVLARLVDAAATTLSVAVPAVLCSLLIGSALGLWAGYHGGRRESVCLRVADVILSFPSLLIAVVVLYVFSPSALNLVLILAVARIPVYLRTARAEAAELRSRLFVDAARTFGTPSRHIIHRHILPIALPTLLTVATLDFCFVMLTESSLSFLGIGIQPPDVSWGLMVAQGRQYLQTAWWITVLPGLAIVLTTVSATLLAAWARIASDPAQRWRLTLPTKRRGASAAVPPEMIP; from the coding sequence ATGCTGGGCCGCGACCGCGCAGCGGCCGCCGGAGCCGCCATCCTCACCCTGGTCGTACTCGTCGCACTCTTCGGCCGACTCGTCATAGGCGACCGCGCACAGCAACAGGACCTGGACTCCTCGCTGCGGCCACCGTCCCTGACCGACGGGGTGTACGGACTGCTCGGCACCGACGTCCTGGGACGCAGCGTGCTCGCCCGGCTGGTCGACGCCGCCGCGACAACACTGTCCGTGGCCGTCCCGGCCGTACTGTGCTCGCTGTTGATCGGTTCCGCCCTGGGCCTGTGGGCCGGCTACCACGGCGGCCGACGCGAGAGCGTCTGCCTGCGCGTCGCCGACGTCATCCTCAGCTTCCCCTCGCTGCTGATCGCGGTGGTCGTGCTGTACGTCTTCTCGCCCAGCGCGCTGAACCTTGTACTGATACTCGCCGTGGCCCGCATCCCGGTCTATCTGCGCACGGCGCGGGCGGAGGCAGCCGAACTGCGCAGCCGCCTGTTCGTCGACGCGGCCCGCACCTTCGGCACCCCCAGCCGGCACATCATCCACCGGCACATCCTGCCGATCGCCCTGCCGACACTGCTGACGGTCGCCACCCTCGACTTCTGCTTCGTCATGCTCACCGAGTCCTCCCTCAGCTTCCTCGGCATCGGCATCCAGCCCCCGGACGTCAGCTGGGGCCTCATGGTCGCCCAGGGACGCCAGTACCTGCAGACCGCCTGGTGGATCACCGTGCTGCCAGGACTCGCCATCGTTCTCACCACGGTCTCCGCAACGCTCCTCGCGGCCTGGGCCCGCATCGCCTCCGACCCCGCCCAGCGCTGGCGACTCACGCTGCCCACCAAGCGCCGCGGTGCCTCCGCCGCCGTACCCCCGGAGATGATCCCGTGA
- a CDS encoding ABC transporter permease, which yields MIPFLRKRIVSSAIPLLFVVLGVFFLARMTGNPVDLYLPLSATAQQRAEFSTAQGFDLPVLAQLWNYLADAATLDFGTSLRTGQPATDMVLDAFPVTLQLAGVTMLLAITGAVLVGSLAAYRPNSPADRIASLLSMTAASIPDFWFAIMGVLVFGVSLGWLPTSGTLGGPEIWVLPIATLLIRPFGVLVQVVRGSMVSALSAPYVKIARSKGATPQRVVFGHALRNAVTPVLTVAGDLTVGLVNGAVIVETIFGWPGIGKLMIDSILQRDFAVLQAAVLLTAVTIFVLNILVDVCHALTDPRVRQAVPA from the coding sequence ATGATCCCCTTCCTGCGCAAGCGCATAGTCTCCAGTGCCATCCCCCTGCTGTTCGTGGTATTGGGCGTCTTCTTCCTGGCCCGCATGACCGGCAACCCGGTCGACCTCTACCTCCCTCTGAGCGCCACCGCCCAGCAGCGCGCCGAGTTCTCCACCGCTCAGGGCTTCGACCTGCCGGTGCTGGCGCAACTGTGGAACTACCTCGCCGACGCCGCGACCCTGGACTTCGGCACCTCGCTGCGGACCGGGCAGCCAGCCACCGACATGGTGCTCGACGCCTTCCCGGTCACCCTGCAACTCGCCGGTGTGACCATGCTGCTCGCCATCACCGGAGCAGTACTGGTCGGCAGCCTGGCCGCCTACCGCCCCAACTCCCCGGCCGACCGGATCGCCAGCCTGTTGTCGATGACGGCCGCAAGCATCCCCGACTTCTGGTTCGCCATCATGGGCGTACTCGTCTTCGGTGTGAGCCTCGGCTGGCTGCCGACCTCCGGAACCCTCGGCGGACCCGAGATCTGGGTACTGCCCATCGCCACTTTGCTGATCCGCCCCTTCGGAGTGCTGGTCCAAGTGGTGCGCGGCAGCATGGTCTCCGCGCTCTCCGCGCCCTACGTCAAGATCGCCCGCAGCAAGGGCGCCACACCCCAACGGGTCGTCTTCGGCCACGCCCTGCGCAACGCGGTGACACCGGTACTGACCGTGGCGGGAGACCTGACGGTCGGCCTGGTCAACGGAGCGGTGATCGTCGAGACGATCTTCGGCTGGCCCGGCATCGGCAAACTCATGATCGACTCCATTCTCCAGCGCGACTTCGCGGTCCTCCAGGCGGCCGTGCTCCTGACCGCGGTGACGATCTTCGTGCTCAACATCCTGGTCGACGTCTGCCACGCGCTGACCGACCCCCGTGTACGACAGGCGGTGCCGGCGTGA